Proteins from one Sarcophilus harrisii chromosome 2, mSarHar1.11, whole genome shotgun sequence genomic window:
- the LOC100916520 gene encoding serine protease inhibitor Kazal-type 6, translating to MKATGAFILLSLALFCFFSDVTSQDGGKEKRGWIPRLSGRVFGKGVLRNHLSHVDCGEFKDPKVYCTRESNPHCGSDGQTYGNKCSFCKAMVESGGKMTLKHKGKC from the exons ATGAAAGCAACAGGTGcctttatccttctttctctagCCCTTTTCTGCTTCTTCTCAG atgTCACCAGTCAAGATGGAGGAAAG gaaaaaagaggctGGATCCCAAGGTTATCGGGCCGAGTGTTTGGGAAAGGTGTCTTAAGGAACCATCTCTCTCAC GTGGACTGCGGTGAATTTAAAGACCCCAAGGTATATTGCACCAGAGAATCTAACCCTCATTGTGGCTCTGATGGCCAGACTTATGGCAACAAGTGTTCCTTCTGTAAAGCAATGGT GGAAAGTGGTGGAAAGATGACGTTAAAACACAAGGGAAAATGCTGA